One Nicotiana sylvestris chromosome 12, ASM39365v2, whole genome shotgun sequence genomic window carries:
- the LOC138882962 gene encoding uncharacterized protein, whose amino-acid sequence MEETQEDVNSSREHIIDIPELEMQKEKAPFPKPPPPYPQILTKKSGENQSKKFSQMMKSLSINVPIFKDLEQMPYYAKFMRNLVTEKWSMNFETIKVTHQVSAIIHSMDPKLVDPGAFMIPCAIGSAEFAKSLCDLGASINLMPYSIFKTLEIGKAIPTSMKLKMADHTMKRLLGAIEDVLVHVDKFILPANFVILDCKVDYEVPIILGIPFHATGKALCDV is encoded by the coding sequence ATGGAAGAGACTCAAGAGGATGTGAactcgtctagggaacacatcaTTGACATACCGGAACTGGAAATGCAAAAGGAAAAGGCACCATTTCCTAAGCCTCCACCTCCATACCCTCAAATACTTACAAAGAAAAGTGGTGAGAATCAATCCAAGAAGTTCAGTCAAATGATGAAGAGTCTTTCAATCAATGTGCCAATTTTCAAAGATTTGGAACAAATGCCCTATTATGCAAAGTTTATGAGAAATCTTGTGACCGAAAAGTGGTCAATGAATTTTGAGACTATCAAagtcactcatcaagtgagtgcaattatTCATTCAATGGATCCCAAGTTAGtggatcccggtgctttcatgATTCCTTGTGCAATTGGAAGTGCCGAGTTCGCTAAAtctctttgtgatcttggggcaagtataaatttgatgccctattcgattttcaaaactttggaGATTGGGAAAGCAATACCCACTTCTATGAAATTGAAAATGGCCGATCATACCATGAAAAGGCTATTGGGTGCGATTGAAGATGTTTTGGTTCAcgttgataaattcattcttccgGCGAACTTTGTCATTCTAGATTGTAAGGTTGACTATGAAGTGCCAATTATTCTTGGGATACCTTTCCATGCTACGGGTAAGGCTCTTTGTGATGTTTAA